A part of Citrifermentans bremense genomic DNA contains:
- the mobB gene encoding molybdopterin-guanine dinucleotide biosynthesis protein B yields MVKAVSFVAKSGTGKTTLLEKVIVHLKSRGYKVGVIKHDAHRFDIDHPGKDSHRLTAAGADTMLISSPEKLALVKKHSQSPPIEELIETYFSDMDIVLTEGFKKSGMPKVEVNRQERSAALLCRGESHDPTLVAVASDAKLELDVPVLDLNDAGAVADFIEATFLK; encoded by the coding sequence ATGGTAAAGGCAGTTTCATTCGTCGCGAAATCCGGGACGGGCAAGACCACTTTGCTCGAAAAGGTGATCGTGCATCTGAAGTCGCGCGGCTACAAGGTGGGCGTCATCAAGCACGATGCGCACCGCTTCGACATCGACCATCCCGGAAAGGACAGCCACCGGCTCACCGCGGCAGGCGCCGACACGATGCTGATTTCGTCGCCGGAGAAACTGGCGCTGGTGAAAAAGCACAGCCAGTCTCCTCCCATAGAGGAACTGATCGAAACCTATTTCTCGGACATGGACATCGTTCTCACCGAGGGGTTCAAGAAGAGCGGGATGCCGAAGGTAGAGGTTAACCGCCAGGAAAGAAGCGCGGCCCTTCTCTGCCGGGGCGAGTCCCACGACCCGACGCTCGTGGCGGTCGCAAGCGACGCGAAGCTGGAACTCGACGTGCCGGTCCTCGACCTGAACGACGCCGGGGCCGTTGCCGATTTCATCGAGGCGACCTTCCTCAAGTGA
- a CDS encoding DotU family type IV/VI secretion system protein has protein sequence MRLIDSFMPLVAYVVDFRAACSDTPQSYRQVKADIAQLLLQSEQGCGRQAAQGEDYDLARFAVCAWVDETLLASDWQEKQLWQREQLQRLYYRTTEAGVELFERLQALGARCEVREVYYLCLALGFKGRYIGPGDDARLEHLKQENLKLLLGTPSGVPSLEQRELFPGATPPSRAASPGKTPTGVAPVTAMLIAAPVILFAVLFLIYRHLLNGLVLPYL, from the coding sequence ATGCGACTGATCGACTCTTTCATGCCTCTCGTAGCCTACGTGGTCGACTTCCGCGCCGCCTGCAGTGACACGCCCCAGAGCTACCGGCAGGTGAAGGCGGACATAGCGCAATTGCTTCTGCAGTCGGAGCAAGGCTGCGGGAGGCAGGCGGCGCAGGGTGAGGATTACGACCTCGCTCGTTTTGCGGTCTGCGCCTGGGTTGACGAGACGCTCCTCGCCTCCGATTGGCAGGAGAAGCAACTCTGGCAGAGGGAGCAGCTGCAGCGGCTTTATTACCGAACCACTGAGGCGGGGGTGGAGCTCTTCGAGCGGCTGCAGGCCCTGGGGGCGCGGTGTGAGGTGCGGGAAGTCTATTACCTCTGCCTGGCCCTGGGCTTCAAGGGGCGCTATATCGGGCCTGGAGACGACGCGAGGCTCGAGCACCTGAAGCAGGAGAATCTGAAGTTGTTGCTGGGGACCCCGTCTGGCGTTCCGTCGTTGGAACAGCGGGAGCTTTTCCCAGGTGCCACCCCCCCCAGCCGCGCGGCCTCCCCCGGAAAGACTCCGACCGGCGTGGCCCCTGTGACCGCCATGCTGATCGCAGCGCCCGTCATCCTGTTCGCGGTGTTGTTTCTCATCTACCGCCACCTGTTAAACGGCCTGGTCCTTCCGTATCTTTAG
- the modA gene encoding molybdate ABC transporter substrate-binding protein — MGNYRLVFLSLVTLAALVFASSASAGEVHLSVAASLKEVIDELADGFARNNPGVTFRKNFGASGALAKQVENGAPVDIFISANLEWMEYLKNKGVTDKATVATFAYNSLVFAGDPALKVRGMSDLPRLARIAIGSPKSVPAGAYAGEAIKRAGLEKQLSHKLVMARDVRDCLMYAERGEVAGAFVYRTDAMQASAAKILFTVPQSLYPEVTYPMALTVAGAANRDAASFFKYLRGDVARETLRKYGFALK, encoded by the coding sequence ATGGGAAATTATCGTCTGGTATTTCTGTCGCTTGTCACTCTTGCGGCCCTGGTATTTGCCTCAAGCGCCTCGGCGGGGGAGGTTCATCTCTCCGTCGCCGCCAGTTTGAAGGAGGTCATCGATGAGCTTGCCGACGGCTTCGCCAGGAACAATCCCGGGGTGACATTCCGGAAAAATTTCGGTGCATCGGGTGCTCTGGCCAAGCAGGTCGAGAACGGCGCTCCTGTCGACATCTTCATCTCCGCCAACCTGGAATGGATGGAGTACCTCAAGAACAAGGGAGTCACCGACAAAGCCACCGTCGCAACCTTCGCCTACAACAGTTTAGTCTTTGCTGGCGACCCGGCGCTCAAGGTGCGCGGCATGTCGGATCTCCCAAGGCTCGCGAGGATCGCCATCGGCAGCCCGAAGAGCGTTCCTGCCGGCGCCTATGCCGGTGAAGCGATTAAAAGAGCCGGCCTCGAGAAACAGCTTTCGCACAAGCTCGTCATGGCAAGGGATGTGCGGGATTGCCTGATGTACGCCGAGCGGGGAGAAGTCGCGGGGGCTTTCGTGTATCGGACCGATGCCATGCAGGCTAGCGCGGCAAAGATACTGTTCACTGTTCCGCAAAGCCTGTACCCCGAGGTGACATATCCGATGGCCCTCACAGTGGCCGGTGCCGCAAACAGAGATGCCGCCTCCTTCTTCAAGTACCTGCGCGGCGATGTTGCCAGGGAAACCCTCAGGAAGTACGGGTTCGCCCTGAAGTAA
- a CDS encoding MASE3 domain-containing protein, with product MATRTQDSSQRETAIPFFVFAFAACGLYVSSLSSYLLFHALVEIFCILVLLGSFVVAWNSRRQLDNHYFLFLAISFLSSSTFELLHTLAYKGLSIFPGYNANLPTQFWIASRYVFSLSFLIAPVFIARRLNVAATLIAFTGITALMVSAVFTGNFPDCFIEGAGLTPFKVYSEYVIIAVLAAAIMLLLAKKKFFDSRVLRALIWSLSAAAAADVAFTKYVSVYGPANLLGHLFLLLSAFLVYRAIVVTGIKDPAALLFRSLELSKEQFRRSIADAPIPVIMHAEDGEVLQVSGSWTELTGYALEDIPTLAAWLDRAVPGADGDAVRAAVSELYAGKRQSIRWEMPILTRDGRSRYWNISASSPGSLVDGRRFVVCMAVDITERRESEAALQRGNLRLDLLASNASRLLESDAPQQLVDELCQKVMSYVECEAYFNFLVDDDAGCLLLNSCAGISSEVAQTLQSLEYGVAVCGCAARDACRIVAENIPDVPDPRTELVRALGIKAYACHPLMSHGRVLGTLSFGTRTRNTFSDDDLSLMKAVADQVSIAMERKTTEEKLHQAKQAAEAASRTKSQFLANMSHELRTPMTGVLGMLDLALQAPSDPRQSDYIRTAYRSGRSLLRMLNDILDLAKVEAGKFSLDQHPFPLAGCVNESVDILAPEAKRKGIELVLELAQDLPRHVVGDQVRLRQVLTNLVGNAVKFTDRGRVTVQVEPAGKTPEGEPLVRFSVSDTGIGIPKEKRHLLFQAFSQVDDSNTRHYGGTGLGLAISKEIVQRMGGSIGFESGEGEGSTFTFTVRLGTAEACDEPAEVAGTEAVGGDTVVPGTCNSELSRLRLLIAEDDATIRQVLATMLQRLRFAVDFAEDGETVVEMWRQGGYDLILMDVQMPRLDGFQATRAIREQEQGARIPIIAMTAHAMKEDERRCLDAGMDDYISKPIDFRECIEKVKGLISE from the coding sequence ATGGCAACAAGGACACAAGATAGCTCCCAGAGAGAGACGGCAATTCCTTTCTTTGTGTTCGCGTTTGCAGCCTGCGGACTTTATGTCAGCAGTCTTAGTTCCTACCTCTTGTTTCATGCCTTGGTGGAAATATTCTGCATCCTGGTACTGCTAGGTTCTTTCGTGGTGGCATGGAACTCACGCCGGCAGCTGGACAATCACTACTTCTTGTTTCTCGCCATATCCTTTCTCTCTTCCAGTACCTTTGAGCTTTTGCACACTCTGGCGTACAAGGGGTTGTCGATATTCCCGGGATATAACGCCAACCTCCCCACCCAGTTCTGGATAGCTTCGCGCTACGTGTTCAGCCTCTCCTTCCTCATCGCCCCTGTGTTCATTGCCCGCAGGCTTAATGTGGCAGCTACGCTGATTGCATTCACCGGCATCACCGCCTTGATGGTCAGCGCCGTATTCACGGGCAACTTCCCTGACTGCTTCATAGAAGGAGCAGGGTTGACGCCGTTCAAGGTTTACAGCGAATACGTCATAATCGCCGTCCTGGCAGCTGCCATCATGCTCCTGCTTGCCAAGAAGAAGTTCTTCGATAGTCGCGTCCTGCGGGCCCTCATCTGGTCGCTGTCGGCTGCGGCTGCGGCTGATGTGGCCTTCACCAAGTACGTCAGTGTTTATGGTCCCGCAAACCTTTTGGGGCATCTCTTTCTCCTCCTCTCTGCCTTTCTGGTGTATCGGGCCATCGTCGTGACCGGGATCAAGGACCCCGCAGCCCTGTTGTTCCGGAGCCTCGAGCTCAGCAAAGAGCAGTTTCGCAGATCCATAGCGGACGCGCCCATTCCCGTCATCATGCACGCGGAGGATGGCGAGGTGTTGCAGGTGAGCGGTTCCTGGACCGAGCTCACCGGCTACGCACTGGAAGATATTCCGACCCTCGCGGCCTGGCTCGACCGCGCGGTCCCGGGCGCCGACGGCGACGCTGTTCGCGCCGCGGTGAGTGAGCTCTACGCCGGGAAAAGGCAGAGCATCAGGTGGGAGATGCCTATCCTCACCCGCGACGGGCGCTCCCGTTACTGGAATATCAGCGCTTCCTCGCCGGGAAGCCTCGTGGACGGCCGGCGCTTCGTGGTCTGCATGGCCGTCGATATAACCGAGCGCAGGGAAAGTGAGGCCGCCCTGCAAAGAGGGAACCTGCGCCTGGACCTTTTGGCCTCCAACGCAAGCAGGCTCCTTGAGAGCGACGCGCCGCAGCAACTGGTCGACGAATTGTGTCAGAAGGTCATGTCCTATGTAGAATGCGAGGCCTATTTCAACTTCCTGGTAGACGACGATGCCGGATGCCTGCTCTTGAATTCCTGCGCCGGCATCAGCTCCGAGGTGGCTCAGACCCTGCAGTCGCTGGAATACGGGGTGGCGGTCTGCGGCTGCGCTGCCAGGGATGCCTGCCGCATCGTGGCAGAGAACATCCCGGACGTGCCCGATCCGCGCACCGAACTGGTGCGGGCGCTCGGCATCAAGGCCTATGCCTGCCATCCCCTCATGTCGCACGGGCGGGTCCTGGGGACCCTCTCCTTCGGGACCAGGACCAGGAACACCTTCAGCGATGACGACCTCTCGCTCATGAAGGCGGTGGCGGACCAGGTTTCCATCGCCATGGAGCGCAAGACTACCGAGGAGAAACTGCACCAGGCCAAGCAGGCGGCAGAGGCGGCAAGCAGGACCAAGAGCCAGTTCCTCGCCAACATGAGCCACGAGCTCAGAACCCCGATGACAGGGGTGCTGGGAATGCTGGACCTGGCCCTGCAAGCCCCTTCCGACCCGCGGCAAAGCGATTACATCCGGACCGCCTACCGCAGCGGTCGCTCGCTGTTGCGGATGCTGAACGACATCCTGGACCTGGCCAAGGTGGAGGCGGGCAAGTTCTCGCTGGATCAGCATCCTTTCCCCCTGGCTGGCTGCGTGAACGAATCGGTCGATATCCTCGCTCCCGAGGCGAAACGCAAGGGGATCGAGCTGGTTCTCGAACTGGCGCAAGACCTCCCCCGGCATGTGGTCGGCGACCAGGTCCGGCTGCGCCAGGTACTGACCAACCTGGTCGGCAACGCCGTGAAGTTCACCGACCGGGGGCGCGTGACGGTGCAGGTCGAGCCGGCGGGTAAAACGCCCGAGGGAGAACCGCTGGTACGCTTCAGTGTGAGCGACACAGGGATCGGCATCCCCAAGGAGAAGAGGCACCTGCTCTTCCAGGCTTTCAGCCAGGTCGACGATTCCAATACCCGCCACTATGGGGGGACCGGTCTTGGCCTTGCCATCAGCAAGGAGATCGTCCAGCGGATGGGGGGGAGCATCGGTTTCGAAAGCGGAGAGGGGGAGGGGAGCACCTTCACCTTCACCGTGCGCCTCGGTACTGCAGAAGCCTGTGACGAACCTGCCGAGGTGGCAGGCACTGAGGCAGTCGGCGGCGATACTGTAGTACCGGGTACTTGTAACTCTGAGTTGAGCCGGTTGCGTCTGTTGATCGCAGAAGACGATGCCACTATAAGGCAGGTACTGGCGACGATGCTGCAGAGGCTGCGATTCGCCGTGGACTTCGCCGAGGACGGCGAAACTGTCGTTGAGATGTGGCGGCAGGGGGGGTACGACCTGATACTGATGGATGTGCAGATGCCGCGCCTGGACGGCTTCCAGGCCACCCGCGCCATCCGTGAGCAGGAGCAGGGGGCGCGCATCCCCATCATCGCCATGACCGCTCACGCGATGAAAGAGGACGAGCGCCGCTGCCTCGACGCAGGGATGGACGACTACATTTCGAAGCCCATCGACTTCAGGGAGTGCATCGAAAAGGTGAAGGGGTTGATTAGCGAGTGA
- the tatA gene encoding twin-arginine translocase TatA/TatE family subunit, with product MFGFGMPELIVILVILLVVFGPGKLPQLGASLGGAIRNFKKAQQEDGKVINPPGEGKQDQSEKDQ from the coding sequence ATGTTTGGATTCGGCATGCCGGAGCTCATCGTCATTCTGGTCATCCTGCTGGTGGTTTTCGGCCCCGGAAAGCTGCCGCAGTTGGGGGCGTCGTTGGGAGGGGCAATCAGGAATTTCAAGAAGGCTCAGCAAGAAGACGGCAAGGTGATAAACCCGCCGGGTGAAGGGAAGCAGGATCAGAGCGAAAAGGACCAGTAA
- the tssK gene encoding type VI secretion system baseplate subunit TssK, protein MAIERPVFWHQGLFLHPQHFQLSERALQSQLAPYQFALMPDFWGVQRMEIRCLNGGITSLKITGAFLFPDGTYAVVQENARVESRPVLEEALRGKDACTVYLGLKKWSPAGHNVTTLLTGEPLSQVATRFVVEADAAPCADLHAGGTQAEVRQMSLALKLFWESELEALGDYLLIPVGRLVQQGQTAALSGDFIPPCITVAGSSALFDLLQEIREQLASRCRWLEGYKKERGIQSAEFGSKDLVFLLALRTVSRHLARLSHWIQAREVHPWQVYGLLGELAAELACFSETVGSFGEPAALGAVMPQYRHRDLAATFRQGRDLILTLLNEVTAGPEYALTLTFDGTWFACTLKPSHFEGHSRFYLVLNTDEDPKLVLSSVATAAKLSARERLPLLISQALPGIALEHLVDPPRELPHRSCSLFFSIDSRCEQWEQVRKYSNIALSWDQAPADLQVQLMIVARS, encoded by the coding sequence ATGGCAATAGAGAGACCGGTATTCTGGCACCAGGGACTGTTTCTGCATCCCCAGCATTTCCAGCTCTCAGAGCGCGCGCTGCAGTCGCAGCTGGCTCCGTACCAGTTTGCTCTCATGCCCGACTTTTGGGGCGTGCAGCGGATGGAGATCAGGTGCCTGAACGGCGGGATAACGAGCCTCAAGATCACCGGTGCCTTCCTTTTTCCCGACGGCACCTACGCCGTTGTCCAGGAAAACGCTCGGGTGGAGTCGAGGCCGGTACTGGAAGAGGCCTTGCGGGGAAAAGATGCCTGCACTGTATACCTCGGCCTCAAAAAATGGAGCCCTGCCGGCCATAATGTCACCACCTTGCTCACCGGTGAACCCCTCTCGCAGGTCGCCACGCGCTTCGTCGTCGAGGCCGACGCCGCGCCTTGTGCAGATCTGCACGCAGGTGGAACTCAGGCCGAGGTGCGGCAGATGAGCCTCGCCCTGAAGCTTTTCTGGGAGAGCGAGTTGGAGGCGCTGGGGGATTACCTGCTCATACCGGTTGGCCGACTCGTGCAGCAGGGGCAAACCGCCGCACTCTCCGGCGACTTCATCCCCCCCTGCATCACCGTGGCCGGCTCATCCGCTCTCTTTGACCTGCTCCAGGAAATACGGGAACAACTTGCCTCCCGCTGCCGCTGGCTGGAAGGGTACAAGAAAGAGAGGGGGATCCAGTCGGCCGAGTTCGGCTCCAAAGACCTAGTCTTCCTCCTCGCCCTCAGGACCGTCAGCCGTCATCTCGCGAGGCTCAGCCACTGGATCCAGGCGCGCGAGGTGCACCCCTGGCAGGTTTACGGGCTTTTGGGGGAACTGGCGGCGGAGCTTGCCTGCTTCTCCGAAACCGTCGGTTCCTTCGGTGAACCGGCAGCCCTGGGCGCGGTCATGCCGCAGTACCGGCACCGCGACCTAGCAGCCACCTTCCGGCAGGGGCGTGACCTGATCCTGACGCTTTTGAACGAGGTGACCGCGGGGCCGGAATACGCCCTGACCCTCACCTTTGACGGGACCTGGTTCGCTTGCACCCTGAAGCCCTCGCACTTCGAGGGGCACAGCAGGTTCTACCTGGTGCTGAACACGGACGAGGACCCGAAGCTGGTCCTTTCCTCAGTCGCGACCGCAGCGAAGCTGAGCGCGCGGGAGCGGCTGCCGCTGCTGATCTCCCAGGCGCTACCTGGTATCGCCCTCGAGCATCTCGTAGATCCTCCCCGCGAATTGCCGCACCGTTCCTGCTCTCTCTTTTTCAGCATAGACAGTCGCTGCGAACAGTGGGAGCAGGTGCGAAAGTACAGCAACATAGCGCTCAGTTGGGACCAGGCCCCAGCCGACCTACAGGTGCAGCTAATGATCGTTGCGAGGTCCTAA
- the tssJ gene encoding type VI secretion system lipoprotein TssJ → MKRIFVLVIMLLVGSGCSVRGGATGARTSVAKNLVRVQIASDPQLNRYEKNSHALVLCLYQLDDPESFTRLAQGSGGVPKLLECGRFDAAVLNARQVVVQPGQRLTEMRERLPGARYLGIATGYYSTGRRNVTALAAIPETGGESVLHIELGAQEIRQVRVE, encoded by the coding sequence ATGAAAAGGATCTTCGTTCTGGTGATCATGCTCTTAGTTGGTAGCGGTTGCTCGGTACGGGGGGGAGCAACCGGCGCTCGGACAAGCGTCGCGAAGAACCTTGTCCGGGTCCAGATCGCTTCTGACCCACAACTTAACCGCTACGAGAAGAATTCCCATGCCCTCGTGCTTTGCCTATACCAGCTGGACGATCCCGAGAGTTTCACGCGCCTGGCCCAGGGAAGCGGGGGGGTGCCGAAACTCCTTGAATGCGGCAGGTTCGACGCTGCGGTGCTGAACGCACGGCAGGTCGTGGTGCAGCCTGGGCAGCGGCTCACGGAGATGCGCGAGAGGCTTCCCGGCGCACGTTACTTAGGTATCGCGACCGGCTACTACAGCACAGGCAGGAGAAATGTGACCGCACTGGCGGCCATCCCGGAGACCGGGGGAGAGAGCGTGCTGCATATCGAACTGGGGGCACAGGAAATACGACAGGTGAGGGTGGAATGA
- the nifV gene encoding homocitrate synthase, translating to MNVLPAKPVFIGDTTLRDGEQTAGVVFSAKEKIAIARKLDAMGVHELECGIPAMGKEERSSIRALVDLGLSARLITWNRALIPDIDASISCGITAVDISLCVSDIMIENKINKSREWVKEQLRRALGFAKSRGLYVCVGGEDASRADLSFLGELMQIAKENGADRFRFCDTLGILDPFTMQEKVAALTAAVPQFDVEVHAHNDLGLATANALAGFRGGASYISTTVNGLGERAGNAALEEVVMALKVACGIDVGIDTRRLSAISRLVGKASNRGVPAWKAVVGERVFSHESGVHADGVLKNPAIYEVFPPEEVGLSRHIVAGKHSGTNGIVECYRQIGIPLSIEEAQKLMARVRSASQLIKGPLQPQDLIRLHETLTLAAA from the coding sequence ATGAATGTACTGCCAGCAAAACCCGTCTTCATTGGCGACACCACCCTCCGGGATGGCGAACAGACCGCCGGTGTCGTCTTCAGCGCCAAGGAAAAGATAGCCATAGCCAGAAAGCTCGACGCCATGGGGGTCCACGAACTGGAGTGCGGCATCCCGGCCATGGGTAAGGAAGAGCGCAGTTCGATACGGGCCCTGGTGGACCTGGGGCTCTCCGCAAGGCTCATCACCTGGAACCGGGCGCTGATCCCGGACATCGACGCCAGCATCTCCTGCGGCATCACCGCCGTCGACATTTCCCTTTGCGTCTCCGACATCATGATCGAGAACAAGATCAACAAAAGCCGCGAATGGGTAAAGGAGCAACTCAGGCGCGCGCTTGGCTTCGCCAAGAGCCGCGGGCTCTACGTCTGCGTCGGCGGCGAAGACGCGAGCCGCGCCGACCTCTCCTTCCTTGGCGAGCTCATGCAGATCGCCAAGGAAAACGGCGCCGACCGGTTCCGCTTCTGCGACACGCTCGGGATTCTCGACCCCTTCACCATGCAGGAAAAGGTGGCGGCCCTTACGGCAGCAGTACCGCAGTTCGACGTCGAGGTGCATGCCCACAACGATCTCGGGCTGGCGACAGCCAACGCACTGGCGGGGTTCAGGGGTGGGGCGAGCTACATAAGCACCACGGTGAACGGCCTCGGTGAGAGGGCGGGCAACGCAGCTCTCGAAGAGGTGGTCATGGCGCTCAAGGTCGCTTGCGGCATCGACGTCGGCATCGACACCAGGCGCCTGTCCGCCATCTCCCGGCTGGTGGGAAAGGCGTCGAACCGCGGAGTTCCCGCCTGGAAAGCGGTGGTCGGGGAGAGGGTTTTTTCCCACGAATCAGGGGTGCATGCGGACGGAGTCCTGAAGAACCCGGCCATTTACGAAGTGTTTCCGCCGGAGGAGGTAGGGCTCAGCCGGCATATCGTTGCCGGCAAACACTCGGGGACTAACGGCATCGTCGAGTGTTATCGGCAGATCGGCATCCCGCTTTCGATCGAGGAGGCGCAGAAGCTGATGGCCAGGGTGAGGAGCGCCTCGCAGCTGATCAAGGGGCCGCTACAGCCACAGGATCTGATCCGATTGCACGAAACCCTCACCCTAGCCGCGGCCTGA
- the modB gene encoding molybdate ABC transporter permease subunit gives MFLLSPSDFEVIALSLKVSLAAMVVSLPFGMIAAYLLSFYNFRGKVLFEVLINLPLALPPVVVGYLLLILLGKKGWLGQLLDSIGLQLIFTWKAAVIASAVVGFPLLVRSIRLGMESVDRQLILAARSLGACRFDALCSIILPLSLRGILAGCALTFARSLGEFGATIIVAGNIPGVTQTIPLAIYDYAGSPSGEPPALTLCVVSVAISLVVLCLHEAASGRLSGRA, from the coding sequence ATGTTTTTGCTATCTCCTTCGGATTTTGAGGTCATCGCGCTCTCGCTCAAGGTCTCCTTGGCGGCCATGGTCGTATCGCTTCCTTTCGGGATGATCGCCGCCTATCTCCTCTCCTTTTACAACTTCCGGGGCAAGGTTCTTTTCGAGGTCCTCATCAACCTCCCGCTGGCGCTGCCGCCCGTCGTGGTGGGGTACCTGTTGCTGATCCTGCTCGGGAAAAAGGGGTGGCTGGGGCAATTGCTGGATTCGATTGGCCTTCAGCTCATCTTCACCTGGAAAGCAGCGGTCATAGCCTCCGCGGTGGTAGGTTTCCCGCTCCTGGTACGGTCGATACGCCTCGGCATGGAGTCCGTTGATCGCCAGCTGATCCTTGCCGCCCGCTCTCTTGGGGCCTGCCGGTTCGATGCCCTGTGCAGCATCATCCTCCCACTCTCGCTGCGCGGCATTCTCGCCGGTTGCGCCCTCACGTTCGCCAGGAGCCTGGGAGAATTCGGCGCTACCATCATCGTGGCCGGCAACATACCCGGCGTCACCCAGACCATTCCACTGGCCATCTACGATTACGCCGGTTCGCCCTCCGGGGAGCCTCCGGCCCTGACTCTGTGCGTGGTCTCGGTGGCCATTTCCCTGGTCGTTCTTTGCCTGCACGAGGCTGCCAGCGGCAGGCTGTCAGGGAGGGCGTGA